From a single Planococcus shenhongbingii genomic region:
- a CDS encoding acyl-CoA carboxylase subunit beta has protein sequence MTKTSETTGYNERLEQKLATIFAGGHPKYHEKMKENNKLFVRDRLKLLFDDEHYAEDGRFANVEAGDLPADGVVTAIGKVNGQTVCVMANDSTVKAGSWGSRTVEKIIRIQETAEKMQVPMLYLVDSAGARITDQLDMFPNRRGAGRIFHNQVRMSGMVPQICLLFGPSAAGGAYIPAFCDIVIMVDGNASMYLGSPRMAEKVIGEKVTLEEMGGARMHCTVSGVGDVLVFSEEEAISEARRYLANFPANFALKPEKIEAKAAKAGRTLEAIIPENQNAPFDMYELIDQLVDEGSFFDIKKLFAGELITGIARIDGQVVGILANQPKVKGGVLFGDSADKGAKFINLCDAFSIPLLFLADVPGFMIGTKVERAGIIRHGAKFIAAMSSATVPKISVIVRKAYGAGLYAMAGPAFEPDVCIALPTAQIAVMGPEAAVNAVYSNKIEAIEDPKERLKYVQEKHQEYKEEIDIYKLASELIIDEIVAPHQLRGVVSQRLAFYETKDLPMPYRKHAVYPV, from the coding sequence ATGACAAAAACGAGTGAAACGACCGGCTATAACGAACGCTTGGAACAAAAACTCGCGACGATTTTTGCGGGAGGGCATCCCAAATATCACGAGAAGATGAAGGAAAACAATAAATTATTCGTCCGTGACCGCTTGAAGCTCTTGTTCGACGATGAGCATTATGCGGAAGATGGGCGCTTTGCCAATGTCGAAGCTGGCGATTTGCCGGCTGACGGCGTTGTCACAGCGATCGGTAAAGTGAATGGCCAAACGGTTTGCGTAATGGCCAATGACTCCACCGTCAAAGCGGGATCTTGGGGTTCGCGCACGGTTGAGAAAATTATTCGGATACAGGAAACGGCTGAGAAAATGCAAGTGCCGATGCTGTATTTGGTGGACTCGGCGGGGGCTAGAATTACGGACCAGCTTGACATGTTTCCAAACCGTAGGGGTGCGGGGCGGATTTTCCACAATCAAGTAAGAATGTCCGGCATGGTGCCGCAAATTTGTTTATTGTTCGGCCCATCTGCAGCGGGAGGCGCCTACATACCGGCATTTTGCGACATAGTCATCATGGTTGACGGCAATGCGTCAATGTACCTTGGATCGCCGCGCATGGCCGAAAAAGTCATAGGTGAAAAAGTGACGCTTGAAGAAATGGGCGGTGCACGCATGCATTGTACGGTCAGCGGCGTCGGCGACGTTCTTGTTTTCAGTGAAGAAGAAGCCATTTCTGAAGCCCGCCGCTATTTGGCCAATTTTCCGGCAAACTTTGCTTTGAAACCGGAGAAAATTGAAGCGAAAGCAGCAAAAGCTGGACGGACTTTAGAAGCGATTATTCCTGAGAACCAGAACGCGCCATTTGATATGTATGAGTTGATTGATCAATTGGTGGACGAAGGCAGCTTTTTTGACATCAAAAAGCTGTTTGCTGGAGAATTGATCACTGGAATTGCGCGCATCGATGGTCAAGTAGTAGGGATTTTAGCTAACCAGCCAAAAGTGAAAGGCGGCGTGCTGTTTGGTGATTCTGCCGATAAAGGCGCCAAATTCATCAATCTTTGCGACGCTTTCTCTATTCCGTTACTGTTCCTTGCGGATGTTCCGGGCTTTATGATCGGAACGAAAGTGGAACGTGCCGGCATCATCCGGCACGGCGCAAAGTTTATCGCTGCGATGAGTTCGGCCACTGTGCCTAAAATATCGGTCATAGTCCGTAAAGCATACGGTGCCGGCCTCTATGCAATGGCTGGCCCTGCTTTCGAGCCGGATGTCTGCATCGCCCTTCCTACAGCGCAAATTGCTGTAATGGGTCCTGAAGCGGCAGTCAATGCAGTATATTCGAATAAAATCGAAGCCATTGAAGATCCTAAAGAACGGTTGAAGTATGTGCAGGAAAAACATCAGGAATACAAAGAAGAAATTGACATCTACAAATTGGCCTCTGAGCTGATCATCGATGAAATTGTAGCACCGCATCAATTGCGGGGAGTGGTATCGCAGCGCCTGGCATTTTATGAAACTAAAGATTTGCCGATGCCATATCGAAAACATGCGGTTTATCCTGTATAA
- the ftsL gene encoding cell division protein FtsL, whose translation MALHVRKEAYIQQPAVPQNPDRQPVKRKKLITKGEKVLYLSFLTAFVLCALLVLQNQSVIQASTQEIQKIEHSIDEKMKQNTDLSVQVKELSSYERIWAKAKEKGLKLDEQNVKVVVPGQ comes from the coding sequence ATGGCGTTACATGTGAGAAAGGAAGCATACATACAACAGCCGGCCGTTCCTCAAAATCCGGACCGGCAACCGGTAAAAAGAAAAAAACTTATTACAAAAGGTGAGAAAGTCCTTTACTTGTCTTTCTTGACGGCATTTGTCCTGTGTGCACTATTAGTGCTTCAAAACCAGTCAGTGATTCAGGCATCTACACAAGAAATTCAAAAAATTGAACATTCAATCGATGAAAAAATGAAACAAAATACAGATTTGTCTGTACAGGTAAAAGAACTGTCTTCATATGAGCGCATTTGGGCAAAAGCGAAAGAAAAAGGCCTAAAATTAGATGAGCAAAATGTAAAGGTGGTAGTGCCAGGACAATGA
- a CDS encoding DUF3397 domain-containing protein, translating into MDIIYFIGAVVIFVPFILFVLAVLLTRKKLGLRSIGLAADLTTFLLFISVPLAVSVIWQIDLAFIIYIVAILIAISVLTIEWKKSKEIEIGKFFRKTWRIYFLVLSFTYVLLWIAGAAITISRFFGL; encoded by the coding sequence ATGGACATCATATATTTTATCGGAGCCGTTGTTATTTTTGTCCCGTTCATATTGTTTGTGTTGGCTGTATTGCTTACGAGAAAAAAGCTGGGCTTAAGATCTATTGGGCTGGCCGCTGACTTAACGACGTTTCTGCTGTTTATTTCCGTACCGCTAGCAGTTTCTGTGATATGGCAAATCGATCTCGCATTTATTATTTATATAGTGGCCATTTTAATCGCAATTTCTGTTTTAACCATCGAATGGAAAAAATCAAAGGAGATTGAGATTGGCAAGTTTTTCCGCAAGACATGGCGAATTTATTTTTTAGTTTTAAGCTTTACCTACGTTCTCCTTTGGATTGCCGGCGCAGCAATTACAATCAGCCGATTTTTTGGATTGTAG
- a CDS encoding ketopantoate reductase family protein — protein sequence MKFVIVGAGAVGMLLACLLEEAGAQVQLLTRRSEQAKKINENGIIKEQRNHHVKAFTDWSHIDPEAYLLLAVKYDALEQILPYLKEYGRENPLVFLQNGMLHLQFIKEMPQQNIAAGSVEHGALKISDNEIKHTGNGMIKLALLKGDKQKFLPLLQLNRANIEWRENADQLLFRKVLLNGIINPLTALMAIKNGELLTNPYAYELMKDVYTELYRAFPEIETLLPFEEVTALCAVTAQNSSSMLMDKMAGRQMELDTILLYLLKRSSTELPLLKAFYHLLKSTEV from the coding sequence ATGAAATTTGTCATAGTGGGAGCAGGAGCTGTCGGAATGCTGCTTGCTTGCCTGCTTGAAGAAGCTGGGGCACAAGTGCAATTATTGACGCGCCGCAGTGAACAAGCAAAAAAAATCAATGAAAATGGAATCATCAAAGAACAAAGAAATCATCATGTCAAGGCATTTACGGATTGGAGTCATATCGATCCGGAAGCCTATCTTTTGCTGGCTGTGAAATATGATGCATTGGAACAAATTTTGCCTTATTTAAAAGAGTACGGCCGTGAAAATCCACTGGTGTTTTTGCAGAATGGCATGTTGCACCTTCAGTTTATCAAAGAAATGCCTCAGCAAAATATTGCAGCAGGCAGTGTAGAACATGGGGCTCTTAAGATTAGCGACAATGAAATAAAGCATACTGGAAATGGCATGATTAAATTGGCGCTTTTAAAAGGCGATAAACAAAAGTTTTTGCCGCTGCTTCAACTGAACAGAGCCAATATTGAGTGGCGTGAAAATGCCGATCAGCTGTTGTTCCGGAAAGTTCTGCTAAATGGCATCATTAATCCATTGACAGCATTAATGGCGATAAAGAACGGCGAACTTTTGACGAACCCTTATGCCTACGAACTGATGAAAGATGTTTATACGGAGTTATACCGGGCATTCCCGGAAATTGAAACATTGCTGCCTTTTGAAGAAGTAACTGCTCTTTGCGCTGTCACTGCACAAAATTCATCTTCCATGCTGATGGATAAAATGGCGGGCCGCCAGATGGAGCTCGATACGATTTTACTTTATCTACTGAAACGTTCATCAACTGAACTTCCTTTGCTCAAAGCTTTTTATCATTTATTAAAATCCACTGAGGTTTGA
- the rsmH gene encoding 16S rRNA (cytosine(1402)-N(4))-methyltransferase RsmH: MFNHTTVLLRETVDGLNIRPDGIYVDCTLGGAGHSEYLVQQLSDDGHLYCFDQDATAIAHAQVKLQDYLHRITFIHANFKFIKEELEMYGIEKVDGILYDLGVSSPQLDTPERGFSYHNDAPLDMRMDQSAELSAYHVVNEWPFEELVRIFYRYGEEKFSKQIARKIEAAREMAPIETTGQLVDLIKDGIPAFARRKGGHPAKRIFQAIRIAVNDELGAAETSLQHALDLLAVGGRVSVITFHSLEDRLCKTIFKESSSMPELPPNLPVIPAGMEPKFKLITRKPILPSDEELEQNNRSRSAKLRIVEKIRE; the protein is encoded by the coding sequence TTGTTCAACCACACCACGGTTTTACTGCGGGAGACTGTCGATGGACTGAACATTCGTCCTGACGGCATCTATGTGGATTGCACGCTCGGCGGAGCAGGGCATAGCGAATATCTGGTGCAGCAGTTATCAGATGATGGCCATCTATATTGCTTCGACCAAGATGCAACAGCAATTGCACATGCGCAAGTAAAACTGCAAGATTACTTACACAGAATCACTTTTATTCACGCAAATTTCAAGTTCATAAAAGAAGAGTTGGAAATGTACGGAATTGAAAAAGTAGACGGCATTCTCTATGACCTCGGAGTTTCTTCTCCTCAACTTGACACACCTGAAAGAGGATTCAGCTACCACAATGATGCTCCATTAGACATGCGAATGGATCAATCAGCTGAGTTGAGTGCTTATCATGTTGTGAACGAGTGGCCATTTGAAGAGCTGGTCCGTATTTTCTACAGGTATGGAGAAGAGAAATTCTCCAAGCAAATCGCCCGGAAAATTGAAGCAGCAAGAGAAATGGCGCCGATTGAAACTACTGGCCAGTTAGTAGACCTCATTAAAGACGGCATTCCGGCTTTTGCAAGACGGAAAGGCGGCCATCCGGCAAAACGTATTTTTCAAGCGATCCGGATTGCAGTCAACGACGAACTTGGTGCAGCGGAAACCTCATTGCAGCATGCGCTTGACTTGCTTGCTGTCGGCGGAAGAGTCAGTGTCATCACTTTCCATTCGCTGGAAGACCGGTTATGCAAAACGATTTTCAAAGAATCGTCTTCGATGCCGGAACTGCCTCCAAACCTGCCGGTGATCCCAGCAGGCATGGAACCGAAATTTAAACTTATAACCAGAAAACCTATTCTCCCTTCTGATGAAGAACTGGAACAAAACAATCGATCACGGTCAGCGAAATTGCGGATTGTAGAAAAAATTAGAGAGTAA
- the mraZ gene encoding division/cell wall cluster transcriptional repressor MraZ: MFMGEYQHSVDAKGRLIVPAKFREQLGENFVITRGLDQCLFGYTMDEWQKIEEKLKELPVTKKDARAFTRFFFSGASEVELDKQGRVNIPATLLSYAKLEKECVILGVSNRFEIWSKEAWEEYFTASEDSFNDIAENLADFDF, encoded by the coding sequence ATGTTCATGGGAGAATATCAACATAGTGTTGATGCAAAGGGACGTTTAATCGTACCTGCAAAGTTTCGCGAACAACTTGGCGAAAATTTTGTTATTACCCGTGGCCTGGATCAATGCTTATTTGGTTACACAATGGATGAGTGGCAAAAGATTGAAGAAAAGCTGAAAGAGCTGCCAGTCACTAAAAAAGACGCACGTGCATTTACACGGTTCTTTTTTTCAGGTGCCTCTGAAGTGGAACTTGATAAACAAGGACGCGTCAATATTCCAGCAACATTATTATCTTATGCGAAACTCGAAAAAGAATGCGTAATCCTCGGTGTGTCTAATCGATTTGAAATCTGGTCGAAAGAAGCATGGGAAGAATATTTCACCGCATCTGAAGATTCATTTAATGATATTGCAGAGAATTTAGCAGACTTTGATTTTTAA
- a CDS encoding acetyl-CoA carboxylase biotin carboxylase subunit: MNKILIANRGEIARRIIRTCNRLGIETVAIHSEADGDLPYVSEATEAVLIGPNPVVQSYLQVDKIIEAAKAHGAEAIHPGYGLLSENAEFARKVKRAGLIFIGPSADIMEKMGDKIESRRTMIQAGVPVVPGTEQGAASLEAALAEAEAIGYPVMLKASAGGGGIGMVRCDDEQALSQQFASVKNRAKAYFGDDVVFLEKFVPNARHIEVQIFGDQHGNIVHLFERNCSVQRRNQKVIEESPSPHLPQEARVRLCEAALKAGQAVGYTNAGTVEFIVDENNDFYFLEMNTRLQVEHPVTEQVTGFDLVEWQINVAKGEKLPPQDSIQSTGHAIEYRIYAEDPKTFFPSPGTLQAIEWGEGARIESGYEQGNSITPFYDPMISKVIITGSDRAEALRKSQNFFNHATIVGVKTNISLFKEFIESQEFASGEYATSVLPTWLEKTKEEQGL, translated from the coding sequence ATGAATAAAATCCTGATTGCGAACCGAGGCGAAATTGCACGGAGGATTATCCGCACATGCAATCGGCTTGGCATCGAAACGGTTGCCATCCACTCTGAGGCTGATGGGGATCTGCCTTATGTCAGTGAAGCAACCGAAGCTGTCTTAATCGGACCAAATCCGGTCGTACAATCGTATTTGCAAGTAGACAAGATTATTGAAGCGGCAAAAGCGCATGGAGCAGAGGCCATCCATCCAGGATATGGACTGCTGTCCGAAAATGCTGAGTTTGCCCGGAAAGTGAAAAGAGCAGGATTGATCTTTATTGGCCCATCCGCTGATATCATGGAAAAAATGGGCGATAAAATCGAATCCCGCCGGACGATGATTCAAGCTGGCGTCCCGGTAGTGCCCGGAACAGAACAAGGGGCAGCATCTCTTGAAGCAGCCTTAGCAGAAGCGGAAGCGATTGGTTATCCAGTTATGCTGAAAGCCAGTGCTGGAGGCGGAGGCATCGGAATGGTGCGCTGTGATGATGAGCAAGCGCTCAGTCAGCAATTTGCTTCTGTAAAAAATCGGGCCAAAGCCTATTTCGGTGATGATGTCGTTTTTTTGGAAAAGTTTGTACCAAACGCCCGGCATATCGAAGTCCAGATATTTGGGGATCAACATGGCAATATCGTTCATTTGTTTGAGCGGAATTGTTCCGTCCAGCGGAGAAACCAAAAAGTCATTGAAGAATCGCCATCACCTCATTTGCCGCAGGAAGCACGTGTCCGGTTGTGTGAAGCGGCTCTTAAGGCAGGCCAGGCAGTCGGCTATACAAATGCTGGAACGGTTGAGTTTATCGTTGATGAAAATAATGACTTTTACTTTTTAGAGATGAATACCCGGCTCCAAGTGGAACATCCAGTCACAGAACAAGTAACTGGTTTTGACTTGGTCGAATGGCAGATAAACGTTGCCAAAGGGGAAAAGCTGCCCCCGCAGGACAGCATCCAGTCTACCGGGCATGCAATCGAATACCGGATATATGCCGAAGATCCAAAAACCTTCTTTCCTTCGCCTGGAACGCTTCAGGCAATTGAATGGGGAGAAGGCGCCCGGATTGAATCAGGTTATGAACAAGGCAACAGCATCACTCCTTTTTACGACCCGATGATTTCAAAAGTGATTATTACGGGCAGTGACCGGGCAGAAGCTCTTCGGAAATCACAGAATTTTTTCAATCATGCTACAATAGTGGGAGTAAAAACCAATATTTCATTATTTAAAGAGTTTATTGAATCCCAGGAATTTGCAAGCGGGGAATACGCAACATCTGTATTGCCGACATGGCTCGAAAAGACAAAGGAGGAACAAGGATTATGA
- the bshC gene encoding bacillithiol biosynthesis cysteine-adding enzyme BshC → MRLEEQYIAPASKLMDDYINGKSKILQYFSYEPSAEEFSKRFEAIQQHKVDRAGLGGILREYMEPNGISEKAESHLSDFENGAPVVVTGQQAGLLTGPLYTVHKAISVIVLAKQATEQLKTKVVPVFWIAGEDHDLAEISHLYREVNGRLDKLNFPHAEYGKNSASSAKLNKVKVHSYLEEYFRSLPETEHSKALHQLVFSLLEQAESFTEFFSALLNYFFKEEGLLYVDAANPALRKYESPYFVQMIENSEEIAEAVLASEQSLVEDGYSAVIEAESQAANLFITVNSERILLQRDGQNFIGNEGAVSFTVEELLEIAKSSPERLSNNVVTRPLMQEMVFPVLAFVGGPGEIAYWAALKGAFKVMGLELPIVMPRLGMTLINRQVQTLLEKYKLTFSEVFTELKVAELRNTLMESIREKEAESLVEEVQRQLETQYEEIKESFAAISGGLVPLVEKNLQFHLKQLQFLKHKMEDEVVLQNSTQFNHYGLIEMELRPDANFQERVFSPFPYMNAYGLDLVRDMMKLDFKYDKNHKIIYL, encoded by the coding sequence ATGAGGTTAGAGGAACAATATATAGCACCGGCTAGCAAACTAATGGATGATTACATAAACGGAAAGTCGAAAATACTGCAGTATTTTTCATATGAACCAAGCGCTGAAGAGTTCAGCAAGCGTTTTGAAGCTATCCAGCAGCATAAAGTTGACCGTGCCGGATTAGGGGGCATTCTGCGGGAATACATGGAGCCGAATGGCATCTCTGAAAAAGCGGAAAGCCATTTGAGCGACTTTGAGAACGGCGCGCCGGTCGTCGTGACAGGCCAGCAGGCAGGGCTTTTGACGGGACCGCTTTACACGGTGCATAAGGCGATTTCAGTAATTGTGCTGGCAAAACAGGCCACGGAACAACTAAAAACAAAAGTTGTTCCCGTCTTCTGGATTGCTGGTGAAGACCACGATTTGGCGGAAATCAGCCATCTGTATAGAGAAGTAAACGGCAGGTTGGATAAATTGAACTTCCCGCATGCCGAATATGGGAAAAACTCAGCTTCGTCTGCAAAACTCAATAAGGTAAAAGTGCATTCCTACTTGGAAGAATATTTCAGAAGCTTGCCTGAAACGGAACATTCAAAAGCACTTCATCAATTGGTGTTTTCGCTCCTGGAACAGGCAGAGTCGTTTACGGAATTCTTTTCAGCTTTGCTCAATTATTTTTTCAAAGAAGAAGGACTCCTTTATGTTGATGCAGCAAATCCGGCGCTTCGGAAATATGAATCTCCTTATTTTGTGCAAATGATTGAAAACTCGGAAGAAATTGCGGAAGCTGTTTTGGCATCTGAACAAAGTTTAGTGGAAGACGGTTATTCCGCGGTGATAGAAGCGGAATCTCAAGCTGCAAATTTGTTCATTACGGTGAACAGTGAACGGATCTTGCTTCAGCGTGATGGCCAAAATTTCATAGGCAATGAAGGAGCTGTATCGTTTACTGTTGAAGAATTGCTTGAAATCGCTAAAAGTTCTCCGGAACGCCTTAGCAATAATGTGGTTACCCGCCCTTTGATGCAAGAAATGGTTTTCCCGGTTTTAGCATTTGTCGGAGGGCCGGGCGAAATTGCTTATTGGGCTGCCCTTAAAGGGGCATTTAAAGTAATGGGGTTGGAGCTTCCCATCGTCATGCCGCGTCTGGGGATGACTTTGATCAACCGGCAAGTCCAAACCCTTCTGGAAAAATACAAGCTGACGTTTTCAGAAGTTTTCACTGAACTGAAAGTGGCAGAACTGCGCAATACTTTAATGGAATCGATTCGGGAAAAAGAAGCTGAAAGCTTAGTAGAAGAAGTGCAGCGTCAACTGGAAACCCAGTACGAAGAAATAAAAGAGAGTTTTGCCGCCATCAGTGGGGGGCTAGTGCCCCTTGTAGAGAAAAATCTTCAATTTCATTTAAAACAGCTTCAATTTTTAAAGCATAAAATGGAAGATGAAGTCGTTTTGCAAAACAGTACACAATTTAATCATTATGGATTGATCGAGATGGAATTGCGTCCGGATGCAAATTTCCAGGAACGCGTTTTTAGCCCCTTTCCTTACATGAATGCATACGGCTTAGATCTTGTTCGTGACATGATGAAACTGGATTTTAAATATGACAAAAACCATAAAATAATCTACCTGTAA
- a CDS encoding penicillin-binding transpeptidase domain-containing protein: MKKKFRFQWGAFLLFLVFAGLFFILTVRIVTIQATGTVEGQELAAKAAAKYQQEQVLTAERGKILDRNGDVIAEDTLTYKVVAVLDESATQHASSPRHVTNVEKTAEALAQHIKMPEEKILDILKQGVEKDRYQVEFGAAGREISHTQMLEMKEDEIPGIIFVKDLKRLYPNGIFASHLVGFAMKEETDDGQMVTKGRMGLESIHDKALTGKNGKMEFSTDKWGFLLPNSESAVTPAVDGSNVQLTLDRTLQNFLEDAMTKVQDEYEPARMIAVIADPDTGEILAMSQRPTFNPNTREGLSDNWLNESIELTIEPGSPMKMFTLASAIEEGKWDPDAYYNSGKYTLLDTTIGDYNSGRGWGSITFLEGFQRSSNVSMAYLLERVGPETFMTYIDAFGFGKKTGIDLPNEASGKILNEYPINRLTTSYGQGSTVTPIQMIQAASAIANEGVMMKPYVIDQIKNPDSGKVSVKSKPEEAGQPISAETAKEVRKILASTVTSEVGSGRPFALQDYTVAGKTGTAQVPGKDGRYINQGKNGYLYSFLGMAPAEDPELLVYIGVQQPQLPAGEYGSAPVAKIFTSVMENGLKHMNIKPKNSKSAKTITLEDYAGKSSANTTKELTKKGLKVAVTGGASEVKGQFPEAGQTIVEGGTVILKTEGPTILPDFTGWSKRDLLAYQSLSGLSLELAGQGYAVSQSLSKGSKVTQSDPVVIQLQTPEDFSKVQMTDGPEGIPPEDQVISEEEAAADPGIEETIEEENNAGESVEEELVEETPEEEIAE, encoded by the coding sequence ATGAAAAAAAAGTTTCGATTTCAATGGGGAGCCTTTCTGCTGTTTTTAGTTTTCGCAGGGCTCTTTTTCATTTTAACGGTCAGAATTGTCACTATTCAGGCAACTGGAACTGTTGAAGGACAAGAACTAGCAGCTAAAGCCGCGGCAAAATACCAACAAGAACAAGTACTTACAGCTGAGCGCGGGAAAATCCTGGATCGCAATGGAGATGTAATTGCGGAAGATACACTGACGTATAAGGTGGTTGCCGTTCTGGATGAATCCGCTACTCAGCATGCCAGCAGTCCACGACATGTGACAAATGTGGAAAAAACCGCAGAAGCACTTGCTCAGCATATAAAAATGCCGGAAGAAAAAATCTTGGACATTTTAAAGCAAGGTGTTGAGAAAGACCGGTATCAAGTTGAATTTGGAGCAGCAGGCCGGGAAATCAGCCATACCCAAATGCTGGAAATGAAAGAAGATGAAATTCCAGGGATTATTTTTGTTAAAGATCTAAAGCGCTTATATCCAAATGGTATCTTTGCGTCCCATTTAGTCGGCTTTGCAATGAAAGAAGAAACAGACGACGGGCAAATGGTGACAAAAGGGAGAATGGGACTTGAATCGATTCATGATAAAGCGTTAACTGGAAAGAATGGCAAAATGGAGTTTTCTACAGATAAATGGGGGTTCTTGCTTCCAAATAGCGAGTCTGCAGTAACCCCGGCAGTTGATGGCTCGAATGTTCAACTGACACTGGATAGAACACTTCAAAACTTCCTGGAAGATGCAATGACTAAGGTACAGGATGAATATGAACCGGCCCGGATGATTGCTGTCATTGCAGATCCGGATACTGGTGAAATTCTTGCCATGTCACAGCGTCCGACATTTAATCCGAACACACGTGAGGGCCTTTCGGATAATTGGCTCAATGAAAGTATAGAATTGACGATTGAACCTGGATCGCCAATGAAGATGTTTACGCTTGCTTCTGCGATTGAAGAAGGCAAATGGGACCCGGATGCTTATTATAATTCCGGGAAGTATACATTGCTGGACACCACAATCGGTGACTATAACAGCGGCAGAGGCTGGGGAAGTATTACGTTTCTGGAAGGCTTCCAGCGTTCTTCCAATGTTTCCATGGCGTATTTGTTAGAACGGGTGGGGCCTGAAACATTTATGACCTATATCGATGCCTTCGGTTTTGGCAAAAAAACGGGTATTGATTTGCCGAATGAGGCTTCCGGTAAAATCCTGAATGAGTATCCGATCAATAGGTTAACGACTTCTTACGGCCAAGGCTCAACAGTGACACCGATCCAGATGATCCAAGCTGCATCAGCGATTGCCAATGAAGGCGTCATGATGAAGCCTTATGTGATTGACCAGATTAAGAATCCTGACAGCGGGAAAGTTTCTGTGAAAAGCAAGCCGGAAGAAGCTGGCCAGCCTATATCTGCTGAAACGGCAAAAGAAGTCCGGAAAATCCTTGCATCTACAGTTACATCGGAAGTCGGCTCTGGCCGTCCGTTTGCTTTACAGGATTATACAGTTGCCGGTAAAACAGGGACTGCCCAAGTGCCAGGAAAAGATGGACGTTATATCAATCAAGGGAAAAATGGTTATTTGTATTCTTTCCTTGGAATGGCACCAGCCGAAGATCCGGAATTGCTTGTTTATATCGGTGTTCAGCAGCCTCAATTGCCTGCAGGTGAATACGGCTCTGCACCTGTAGCCAAAATCTTCACTTCAGTGATGGAAAACGGATTAAAGCATATGAATATCAAACCGAAAAACTCGAAATCTGCCAAGACCATTACTTTGGAAGACTATGCAGGCAAATCATCTGCTAACACTACAAAGGAATTGACAAAAAAAGGCTTGAAAGTGGCCGTTACTGGTGGTGCTTCAGAAGTGAAGGGCCAATTCCCGGAAGCTGGACAGACAATAGTCGAGGGCGGAACTGTTATTCTAAAAACAGAAGGACCAACAATTTTACCTGATTTTACTGGTTGGTCGAAGCGTGATTTATTGGCTTATCAATCACTAAGCGGTTTGTCACTGGAACTTGCCGGCCAAGGGTACGCGGTAAGCCAAAGCTTATCGAAAGGCTCTAAAGTCACTCAAAGCGATCCAGTTGTCATTCAGCTTCAGACACCTGAAGATTTTTCGAAAGTACAGATGACGGATGGTCCCGAAGGAATTCCACCAGAAGATCAAGTTATATCGGAAGAAGAAGCAGCGGCTGATCCTGGCATTGAAGAAACCATTGAGGAAGAAAACAATGCTGGCGAATCCGTCGAAGAAGAACTAGTTGAAGAAACACCTGAAGAAGAAATAGCTGAATAA
- a CDS encoding acetyl-CoA carboxylase biotin carboxyl carrier protein subunit: protein MKELKASMAGTVLNVLVAEGEAVSAGQAVVTIESMKMEIPIEAEISGTVEKIHVEVGGFVNEEETLITLGE from the coding sequence ATGAAAGAATTGAAAGCATCGATGGCAGGAACGGTATTGAATGTTTTGGTTGCAGAAGGTGAAGCGGTAAGTGCAGGGCAAGCAGTTGTCACAATCGAATCGATGAAAATGGAAATTCCGATTGAAGCCGAAATCAGCGGTACTGTGGAGAAAATTCATGTAGAAGTCGGCGGATTTGTCAACGAAGAAGAAACATTGATTACACTTGGTGAATAA